From Rhopalosiphum padi isolate XX-2018 chromosome 2, ASM2088224v1, whole genome shotgun sequence:
aaaaatcgttagtcacaatttttgtttataagcatttaaagttcaaatgtttacaaaatatatcaagatcacgaaaatttgcaaagaattttgaaattgaaaattcataaaaattttgtgatttatacttaaggttcaaaaatccaatactagattatccataagttttcctttaagtaattgtaaaaaaaaattccagcgtcaatatagaaaacattttatgagcgtatgaaattttattttttacataattgcgtaaaataacgatatattacaatttaaatataagtaataacaatacaatatatccaactaattatcattgactgacaaatcttctccgttcagaatcgtttttcgtatacaatgatacccgtcattgcattcaaatttaacacatccacacgaccagtgacctattctccatctctactatacagcagagcgatacccacttgctcacctttttttttatttctttaacctgcatgatatattatgtttacctacTATATTTGAACGTTTTAAATACTGGATTATGATTTAACTTAAGGTGATATACATTGGTACAGGCGTGCCCAACACACGACCCGCCGGCTGAATCTGGCCCTCATATTCAGTATTTTAAACACACATGATTAGATCCATAAATTTgataagtgaataataataatattatatctattgtatattttataaaaattaacaaaataaaaccgtaggtaggtaagtatataCGGCCCACAAGCTGAAAAAAGTTTGGCATGCCTGCattagtaggtacattaatgtgtaaaaaatatagcAATGCGAATACATcgtttatttagaatatatacaattttgaatataatatacaatatgtcaattcatatatttttatttaatatagccaatataggtaataggtcgtaaattatataagtttatttgtaaataaattatttgatatgtacaaataaatttacttattttctcatattatacattttacattatattctcTTAATATATGttgtaacataatatgaattgtaatttattaatcataatttttaattttattaaataaattcataaatataaaggtACAGTGGAATTGATTTGCATATCAAAAAATGATTTCACGGatgtaatcaaaaataatttgcaacTTAAGTGGAATGCAAATGCAACAGCAATAAAaaacttttcatattttaaacaccTAAGTTTATTGGAGTTAAATAGGTGTAGTACAGTTTCgtttattaaaacattcaaaGGCAATGAATATGTTCTCGgtaaatattgttcataatttttaaagatattagatacaataatatttaaattaataaaaaattgatagtaggtaagtaatattgtttttttgttataggaAAAGAACTAGGCGATTTTAATCATGCTCACTTTGTATTAGAAGgagaaataactttaatatttcgtTTGGAAATTAGACGGATGATTAATCGTAACAAAAAAGaagtattcttattaaaaaagaattcacaaaaattaaatgaaaaaaaatatgaaaatgtatatgcTGAAATTTGTACACTTTCAGCGAACTcatgttttaatattggtaataaaaaaattgaaaatagtgataataatattgcgcCATGTTGTTCACCAATTTACTGATTTAaggaacaaaattattaatgtatccCATGTACAAATATCTTATAAACATTACGTTGGCTTTTGTTTAACAAGTCATGAGGTATCTAAACATTTAAACGGCTatagtattgttaaaaaaaaatatactaaattatattaggtaatataaattaataaacttaaaatacatgtTGTAATTTAGGCTGATATACTGTTTCAATACAAAATCCTTTTTCgtaagcaataaataataatatttaccattgaattcaaatttaacacatccattactaCTGCGATTTATTCAATGACGATTTATACCTACTCGATTTCTAACTCTAGCATTATTTTCTTGCCCGATTTCATTcaattgacatttataattattaattacttcttATTGTAAGGTGAAGATATAGAAGACAAAGAATTTATAACCACCGATATTAACCATACAAGATGCTTGTGTGTTCCACATTGGTTCATGGCTGAAACAGAAAAACTTAAATGTTGGGAATTGGTAAAGTTGGATCTTAATCATATTATTCcatctaaagaaaaaatatttttaaaactatggcCCACCAAACAAcggcattaaaatattacagatattatgaataaacgaaggccataataaaaaaataataataataataatatgtatgtgtttcttaaatcttaatatagttaatacattatattgtataatatgtgtaattgtAGTTTGTAAGAATTCAATAATCAAACGGGGTCCCAAAttgttattaagtaaaaaacgTATTTGTTTAGTAAAAACGAAGTATGAGTCGTATTTAATTTTGctttacaatatttcaaaatatttttttgaataaaaaatacggttttaatattttaaattaatactaaaatataaataaattgtattagtaataattactgGCAAGGCTGCAAAAGGGCaagttaatgatattttataactcaGAGATATTATGTTAACCGTGTATCATTtcaataagattaaaaattaaattagtaagaattttaaaacaataaaaaaaaaaattaatcatatttttaaacaaagattttgattaattaataatagggattaatatattttgagataggtattatattttgaaacaaatattcaataattataaaatagtttttttttaaatctatgttatcatagaatatatttttactttctcTTGTTTATAGTgactttttcttttaatattttattaatcttcaTTTTTAGAGTAACCAAAATACtgttaaatcaaaaattgttgttttaaagTATCATCTATAAGATTAAACTACTGATTTCAAAGTTGCTACTGCACGAAACTTTTAGAGCGATACGCTAGCGTTAATAGTGTgtaatatatcaatacaaaccaaaatactttttaaaatcaatatatattctCGTCCTTGtccagaaattttaaatttcaagagCCGTTCTCAAACTTGGACGAACCTAATACAATCCATACGATGCAAGAATTCAACATTGTTATAGTTTAAGATTCTGAGCAGAGAGATAGATGTATTGGTTTTACGCTtcttgtagaaaaaaaatgcttCGATAATAAATATTGCGGGAGTACTTACCTAGTATTTGGTAGAAAATTgatttagttggtacttttttgtttgtttgtgaGAGTGAGGGTTAAataatattccaaataattttcctcctgtttatattattattacagttagtAATAGGTACACTTTTATCTAACGGTATGCGTACATTTTATGGTATAAGCATAGTATTTGTCTTATGCTAAGTTACATTAGATATACTAAAACTAAACGCTTAATTCATGTATCATTGAATTGATCTGGTAGAaagattaaacaaatttaaactttagtTTTATACACTACGTTCTTGAGTAGCTGAATGAtcgataaatgatttttaaagcaTCCAAAATAactgttagtttttttttagttttttttatatcatacaaaataCTGTACATTACTTAGACTTCATAATATTTTCGTTCTTAAGCACGTACttcataagttaatttatttttatttccaaagTCCGTTTTTATGACATCACACGTGTCTCTATTTATTAGgctcattaattaatttaattgttaaattttacgTTCATTAACACTATGTAGTTCATCGTTtttattactcgtactatgATCAACGTGTAATATAGTgtgtaagtaatatattatcgttgtgtagttctatattattattcactttaaTAAAGAATGATTAATTTTCGTGAATCAGACGTCATCTTGATTCCGATCTTCATTTCATTTTAGAaacttttaaagaatttttttcccgttataacttattagacgttaatgatttttctttttataccattagttaagtatttatgaaatatattaaataaaaaaaaataaaaatatcaataacaatacAAGTATCTCAAGtcaatgtatttttcaaaaagtgCGTTACAGATTgtgttgataaaaattttattaaagtttcgGTAACGAGAATTCAAACAGAATCTGAGGTTTGCAGTCAACCACGTCACACCATAGTATCTATAATTAATCATTGTGCTGTAGTGATAgcatacatgaataataaactaataatataattaaaaattatgttattatagattatactttatttatactcattactattattatttaataaaacacgtACAAGGGTATTTTCGACGTTTGCAGTCGCTATTTACTTCTATAAACTTCTATACAGTGGCCTCTCATAAGCGACGCAGAGCCACAGTATTAAAATCCTGGGTTCGCCATTGCCCATTGCATATAGTATTTAGAAACAATTTACAATGGTTTAAACAAAGGTTTTATCtatgcacatattatacagGCATAGGGGCCCCATAAAATTTTTTGCACCAAGGCCCTACAAAATATAGTTACGgcactgtataattaaataactattaaatattattgatagtacCACACTACAGTACTCACTATGTATTTGACTTGGACTCATTTGCCTCTTGGAGTCAAATAGTTGTGTTAAAGACGTCTACTAATACAAATACAGtaatacatagaaaaaaaatcatctattgGACTCATCACTTTGACTAAtggaatcaataaatattttaaggtcatgattttacatttatcatatatatatatatatgttgatgGTTAATACTACTTCAACTTGTCGCttcgaaaaatattcaaattttcgaaaatctatatttttttaatatactcgtatttataattttaagtgatttcgaacaagtaaaataaatatattctacttttttaattatcaattgttgcgttttttttttttttatgaatgacaaaattaattttaaatacttaaataaataattatataatatcaaatatttatcagCACTtcgacaaatttaattttttttatttcaattcgtTAATATgccgtatatatttttattatttcgccTTTATTGACtcatttaactaataaattcaaattctcTAAGTTGGTTCCAAAGTAAGTTCAATAAATGGCGACTGCTATATATATCTTTAACATTAAATACTGTTCCCCTGAAACATATGATTAGGCTGATCGTTTTACACGTGTATGATTAACGAGTCGACGAGTCGTGTGCGATCATTTTAACGAATGAAATAATTTctgattatttatagtttataaaactattcacacctcattatataaataacaaaaatcctTTTCCTCATTCCTTCAATGTTTGAATCGCGTTATTAggttttcaacaaatttaatgattgacaatacagataatattttttgaaatcacccgtggtttaaattaaaactgtaaaatatttagttaatttaaaagttaacaaGTATTAGGCCAAaatatagaaacaaaataattttaatttataaaataacgatatgtcGATATGTATTGtttctgataatattataattagaataatataataaacgcacCTACTAAAATAATGATACTAAAACAtccaataaatgtatttcagtTTATCCATTGTTAGGTAAATAGTGCATCAGTAGTATTAACTATTTGTTAATTCtactattttaacttaatattttttttcatgtttttttttttatctattactttatttctttgattttattttctattacgaAATGGTTTAATATCGTGTAGGCCGTAGGCTAGATATACTAGAATTGTAGAAACaaataatgtttacataatagCCTTTAGATAGGTAtacagtaaatagtaatatatttttttttcattcgagTTTTCAAATCAGAGTGATTAAATAATGTTTGGTCGGTTTAATACGATAAAGAAAATCGATAACATTTGCAAAGCTGAACACTGTATGTTCATTATAAATctaaacaatcataatattatgtttattgtattgtGTATGTTGAATGTAATTGTTAAAGGATTTTATTGAATAGATTTTATTCTATAGTCTCTATAgagtcatattatttaaaaattaaaaatgataattttttttccaacgaTTATTTAGTACAATGTTTcgataaaaatgttctattaacctagattctatacataatattatatattatacatttatacactaaTATGTACCAAATACGACAATTTTTACGTGAAACGATGTTTCGTATTTTTTCCAATGCCATTCTTAATGCCTTATTTGCGATTTGTCAGTTTAGTATACAgagattataacatttatttccgttaacatatttatgaataactcaattcaattttaaacgtatttagttgttatattatgtttatattatgatcataTTTCTAGTTAGTAATTTTTGCTTTAAATCTGttagaaatacataaaaaaagaaaatcaatttatttctatatattcaCAAGGATTTTTAtagtgatcatttttttttttttttaattttgactttaGTAGGTTAGTACATTTAGAACTTATTCTAACAtatctatatgaatataatatattgttatgtggTTTTAAGgagattttattcaattatatattattattattaaaaaaaatatagtaagtagTAGTCGTAAGTATAGGTACCTGAGTAGGTCGTATTATATGAAGACGAAAGcgttttttctttttcagaATCATACAGTACTGATcctaatattttgtatgatttattgCCGAACCGAGACCCACAATTCTAAAAGTTTAAACGACATGGAAACAGCTGCGTCACATTGAACGGAGCCTGAAAAATAACGAATTATGTTAAACCACgacatatttgaataaaataaattatatgataagtaattaataagtataatattttatatcaagcattttttgtttgttatttatttatacgagtaGATAAAGTTTtgggaaattattataataattagtataatataaattaatatcccAAATGCACTATTGAATATGTAGCACGTTTAAAGTAGGTCAGTAGTGCAGGCTAGTGAACCAACAAATGGTAAAgcagatatatttaaaaaaaaagtctggAAGAAAAGTTTTTTCTCGATGCTTTAAAGAAAATCTGAATTCACCTTGTTCTTgtctgtataaaaaatatttataataaaatatattatactggctaaatagataatttttcaaaccagaaaataataatattaattcgatgatatgtattgaatattgataacaGATTTAATATGAAACAAAGTTAGGGATCAACTTGATTGTCATTTAATGTGAGCTAAGGTGGtagcaatatttaaatacagcgaaacttccatataatgaAGTCGAAtgagcaacaaaaaaaaaaaatcgtaatatggaggaatttgtTAAATAGAATTACGTATTCATTAACAACAAAGGTcatagttcaaaaaataaaacaaaaaatatcgtaaaatgaAAGTTCGTTATATGGCAGTTTCactgtattatcattatatattcaaaTGCTAAATACGTATATCAAATCAAATGTTTATGaatgtatgattaaataattcccattaaaattaatttttttctcggttattttgaaaagtactggGAATTAATAAACGCAGTAATTTATTGCTtaccttttttaaaaaattaccagTAACGGCAGTAACACTGATTACTGTTTATTTTGATCacgatatttcaaaaaattaaaataatataacatggtCGGTGAAGAATAAgagataatatagtaaattgttATCATCAActctttaaataaaatcttaaaaaagtGAGTTATGATATGCTTGTTTCTCaagtttaagtaaatataaaatgtacaccaCTGAAAATTTCGTATATGAAAagaagacaataataatacaaataaaaatattcaaaaaccgATTTGAAAAACCATTGAAACAAACTACATTTGGGTGCTCAAATCTATAATTATGAGTTAATATGAATTGATTCCGATGTCAAGTAGaacttaaaaaactaaattaaaaaacaatgttcttcattaaaatcaaaaaactaGTTAACTAAAATTAACTAAGTAAACTAGAACTGTTGAGATGTAGGGTTGAAAAGCCGAAAAATCCATGGGAAGTCCGAAAAAAGCCGGATCGGAATATCAAACGTCATCAAAACTAACAATTTATCAATCTGTGGTGTATATGAAGAAAGTTATCGTCAtcgtcaatatttaaatatttaaaccaagTCTACAAATCTCAATGATACTTCTGCCTCCCAAAAATTCTATTTAgtacaataaaatttacatttccAGTCATTTTCTAATAACAATGAAATTgttcttaattttttctatacaaatataatatagtacgcaatgtccataaataaaaaattctatctAAGCACTTAAGTTCATTGAACATTTCTTACATCTAAAAatgacatacatttataattacatgAAAACGTCACTCAAAAATTAGGACAtgcatatttagtaaaaaaaaatattggacctttattgttttgaaattttgaatattaaatacgtcATTGCCGTAAAAAATTGAACCAATGCTAGAAGTAGTAATGTGactaatttattagatatttataattttttttcatttatgagGTGAACACTTTTATGTGAACTGAACTGCTCATGAAacctttgtaaatatttatattataaaaacgataaataaagatgtgttaattattttattataatttaaaaacatcatcatggaaaatattgaactttcatgaattttactatccacaatacaatttttgatttatctgtgaatttatttttaccgttTTTTGGACttatggtatttatataaagacgttattacattttgagttacctatataatttaactagCTGTACCCGTATGGCGTTACTCGTGAAAAGAACTGCAATTCAAATatcctttaaattattatttttgttgttaagaGGTCGTTCTGGTAGCGAAATTCGACtgtaaaaacatgctttcgcaCTTCCCGTTTTCCTCAGCTCTCGTTAGTCGTAGAAACATGGtttatacatcaaaataaacTTAAGAAGTTCATCTAGACGATttcgttccagatttttgaattttttttcaaaccaaaaatatttgcatttgaaatttacaaaattttatcttataaaatagaaaaaaagatatcaaaaaaGTGAAACGTAGTCGTCTAGTAGATGGAATTCAACGTCATCTcttgagcgttgtatacgtttcaCTTTTACCTGAAAGGTctgttaaacataataatatgcattgaatgaaaaaaaaaattatattttcaataggaAAATTAATGcttattagtaataagttattattaatttttatcatttaatagatttaattgatgaagcaaaaaatataaattatgtcagtatttttataataattcaaagatttaaaaaatatctttgtaAACGACGTTGTTGAGTTTTTCGGATTGGGGACAAAAATGTTCAGATTTAATTTGGATGTCACGCGAGAAATGGCAACATACAGTTGATCGCTTGAAAAACATTGAACACTTAGATCAATTCCGTCAAGTTTTTGTCCCTGTGCTTTATTGATCGTCATTCTAAATGCTAATTTAATTGGAAAGCGAgtacgtttaaattaaaaaggtaAATCTAGGGTAAATTAGTACCACAGCTCATTAATATTATGCACCCAATCAATAAACTTCTTAGTTTTTGATTTGTAGTCTTGTActctttttagaaaaaataaataataagtaaaaagcgagaaaaaaaatgtaaagacaATGTAAAAAATGGACTAACTGATACGGTAGTTCAAATTTGAGACactttactaaattatattatagtacagtaGTTTTCAATCTTTTTAACCATGCGGCACACTTAATTTCCTACAACATTTTCGCGGCACACCaatccatataatatgtaaagcatattttatatatatatatataatatgtattatatatacatattaataagtaataaaactataaacagaTTTTTCGTGGTAGACTCCAATAGCACTCATAGTACACAAGTTTGCCGGGGCACACCACTTGAAAACCACTGTTATAGTGCCATTGCGCAAGAGGATTTTCAACGCATGACTGTAATTTCATAGCTATTTAAATAGTCTCTAAGGCACAACTCTGATTGTatcatagatattttattaatccagTTATACGAATAAATTATACGCATACATTTGCCTTGGTTAATTTCATATCCAACAATGAAAACTACATCGAAATCCATTCAACCGTTTTGGAGTTTatcgcacaaaaaaaaaaagcgacttaattttatactatgtaGATATATTAATGTATCAATTGATATtgagtgatattatatatattatatattattataataattaaataccaataataaaataaatgcaatattttcgaggaaaattatattaacctactataatactaaaagtaaaataattgactTTAATATCGCTATATCAAATAAACGTATCACTTAGTGATTGGCCGATTTCTCTAAGAATCGTTTTCCGTATAggcaatgatatataattaaatttaaatttaacatctaCTCGAAATTTAATGCATAACAGAGACAAAGTATAGTAACTACTTacctttcatttttaaattatgtttatgttttatagatatttaaaattagaattgtaTAGTTTAGCTTTTTGCTATTGCGCTTTATGCCtgttaattagttaaataaatacctaagtaCGTTATGTAAACAAAAGAGGATTATTTTGttacagaatttttttattgcttcGTCGCTATGTCAGTTTTAAATtgagtaaatacattttgagaaTTGTCGGAGTGATCTTGTGTGTAATACTGTACTttcttaaatgtatacaattgtcCAATTTAAGTAGTGTTTGTGGGGATAAggttgatttttttgatatttcttgtTGGTATTACAGCTTGTATTCTGAAGACAAACTATTTCAAATGTGAACTAAGTTTGTAAAGCGAATTTGAAGTAGGAGCTTTACATGCCTGGTATAAATATCGTTGACGACGAGTCTGGAACTCCTATTGAGTAGCTATTTCGTTGCACATAATTGTATAGATTCCGGTATGCTATGTTTGGTACAACCAAGCGGTTGTGCCACTAGAGTATTTGGCGTTGAAGTCACCGGTCGCTATTTGCCACTCTCTGTGGTTTATCGCTATTTATTAGGTCTAGGTGACTTATTTCCAGTATAAAATTTGGAGTTTTAATCATACACGAGTAATGAGTATGCGTAAACGTTCAGGCAAATACCtaacttttttagttttagccGTACAATAAACAGATAGGGTTTAGGGATAGAAGAGATAAACAACGCATCTGAATGCATCACAAACAAACGAAATATGACAATTTTCTATCATAATAGAACTATAGAATACCTTTTCTATACGGTACATGTTCtttatgttatttgtatttttggacGTTTTATATATCAAGGTATGCtggttttaataatacgtatggtatttatataatatgactgcTGTGAAttggattaaatatattaaaaaaaaaaccttgaaatatgcactaaaagctctcttaaatttattaaaattgaaaaaaaaatcagtataaaatacacaatggtgtattaaagaaaaataattttaaaaaatataaaaattcctaaagcgttaaatattttaaattaaaaaagacataaaataaaaaaacttacttaatttattttaagtaatttttagtatttttagatttttcttaCTAAATTTAAGTATGGTGTGCTCACAGAAcatgcaaaatatttataaaattatgattaaacaataagtaataaaatgcaTGAAAAATTGTAATCAACGAATAttctgataaatattaaaaatttaaaatgtttgagtgAAATAAAACCATGCTTTATAATCGTAGATTATATTgttaacgtataatatactcaaGAATAGTAAATTTGATTGTATTAAAGTAATAAGGTGAAAAAAAATCGAAGACCACCACctaatgttaaattaagttatttacgtACCTGcgttatagaatttaattttaacataatatgtaaaatcaatgacacatattaatatattaataaccttaccaaagtataattaatattattatcagtatgaATATTTAGgcacttttaaaaatgtttaggccaattataatttaaatactacatATTTACACCTTTTCtacagaaaaaattatattttatttagaccacaataaagttaaaattttaaagaagttttatttttatatccaaatttcgaaaaattaaaacaagatTCATTATAACTAGTTCATactgaaatcataaaataaaaataactattatatacattttaaatttaaatttagacaaaattacttatttaaatgataaatattaatgtttattattttgtaatcattaaaaacattattcacggGAACTCAAATCTGATATATTACAAACTGAACGTCAGAGCACAGAAAAatatacctactggctactaataattataatatttacaaaaaaatatctcaACTTCGAAAAActgatacattaaaaaatggcgATCTTCAGACGTATACTTGTATTATGTCTAACTCGATGTATATTTTGAAGAGgtaattaaaaccaaaaatattttacgatacTTCGAAAAATAAAGTAACGTGTTATTTTGTCGTAATACTCATCGGAAAAATTTTTCAGGTCACTGTTAAATCACGAATCATACATAGTTGTAATAGACTTTGGTAGTGATACTGAGACAATCATCTTATCCCATGTCGTGCCTGATCTCAAagatacattatacgtatatttaaaaagtgAAAATTCTGCGTACAACACTAGgtagtattattattctaattttaaaaatgaattatgaataagtcttaaattatattcactatTGAATCTTTGTCTTTAGAAGCATATAGTGTCTACCGTATCTTCATTCTACAATCCTCTACTACTACGACCACAGTCAGTAGTCGTATTGATAGATAAGTTTATTGTGCCTGAATCACCTGGAAGTACTGCAAGTGGCTGTACAAGAATATACACGAAATTAATTAGTATACTCTGTGTTTTTCTATTTGTAAGATggatgttataaatttatcatttttagttGTTCAATAATGTTATCAATTTACTATGctagttaattttaatgtatacaataaattgaaGAGCATTGCttgattaaagttttattttaatatttagttaagttATGAAAacctaatcataattttatatttgaatgcaCTGAACCCCGAAACAACCACAAACACCCTTAGAAACCCGAACTCTAAAATTCATGtaacctaaatattttaattttaaaaatgtccaaaTTAATTGAATCTCTTATTGTTGctataaaaaccattaaaatatatttagttgtaACCCTATATATTTGTTGTGTTTtgtggttattaatttaataagttataaaaaataataacgcgtAAACAAGTAAATGGTGGTCATCATGAATATTTATGAGATTGCATTCTAAACATGCAAACtatcgtttttttattaatattatctgagAAAAAACCCTGCAGATCATTCGAATATT
This genomic window contains:
- the LOC132919015 gene encoding uncharacterized protein LOC132919015; translated protein: MSQMSLPRNVLKTKSLQPLSRFRAAVFMTIANLPWLKNDDYQSAPLDSFATIYMKNLILACKLSEISVFQKLILLKPPDDRTMFELETIEWMFAVGFKFFHLCPIEIKMTLIRRASYKCYGPGRWILKQGHLSTNMYLIVKGNVRITEDVRNPVTKFMESTERCILKEKKSFGESGVMFNTPRINSVQSISTVELICISKNDFTDVIKNNLQLKWNANATAIKNFSYFKHLSLLELNRCSTVSFIKTFKGNEYVLGKELGDFNHAHFVLEGEITLIFRLEIRRMINRNKKEVFLLKKNSQKLNEKKYENVYAEICTLSANSCFNIGEDIEDKEFITTDINHTRCLCVPHWFMAETEKLKCWELVKLDLNHIIPSKEKIFLKLWPTKQRH
- the LOC132919811 gene encoding LOW QUALITY PROTEIN: maltase A3-like (The sequence of the model RefSeq protein was modified relative to this genomic sequence to represent the inferred CDS: deleted 1 base in 1 codon), whose product is KLNVRAQKNIPLATNNYNIYKKISQLRKTDTLKNGDLQTYTCIMSNSMYILKRSLLNHESYIVVIDFGSDTETIILSHVVPDLKDTLYVYLKSENSAYNTKHIVSTVSSFYNPLLLRPQSVVVLIDKFIVPESPGSTASGCTRIYTKLISILCVFLFVRWML